One Dysosmobacter welbionis DNA segment encodes these proteins:
- a CDS encoding type II toxin-antitoxin system PemK/MazF family toxin has protein sequence MDTSVKRGDIYYADLSPVVGSEQGGVRPVLIIQNDTGNRYSPTVIAAAITSQTGKAKLPTHIDLPVDHSCGLSRDSVVLLEQVRTLDKKRLREKMGHVEENVMEKVDLAIAVSFGLPHDQMV, from the coding sequence GTGGATACGAGTGTCAAGCGCGGCGATATTTACTATGCCGATCTCTCCCCGGTGGTGGGCAGTGAGCAGGGTGGTGTCCGGCCGGTTCTGATCATTCAGAACGACACCGGCAACCGGTACAGTCCCACTGTGATCGCGGCGGCCATCACTTCCCAGACCGGGAAGGCCAAGCTGCCGACACATATCGACCTTCCCGTGGACCACAGCTGCGGCCTGAGCCGGGATTCGGTGGTCCTGCTGGAGCAGGTGCGCACCCTGGACAAAAAGCGCCTGCGGGAAAAGATGGGCCATGTGGAGGAGAATGTGATGGAGAAGGTCGATCTGGCCATCGCGGTCAGCTTCGGACTGCCCCACGACCAGATGGTTTGA